From the Ciconia boyciana chromosome 6, ASM3463844v1, whole genome shotgun sequence genome, the window CTCTGTGGGCGGGAGAGGACGACGGTGTCCCCCTGGTGCAGGGGGATGCCCCAGGgaagctgaaggagctggctgcTGAGCTTTGTAAATGGACGTAACCCTGTCGTTGGTGTTGTGGCGGAGCCCTCAGCATGCGGGCTTCAGCCAGCATCTCCAGCCCCCCTCCGAGCCCACCTGTGTGCGCAGCCCAGACCACCCCGGGGCTGCTCAGCTTCTCCCAAAGCCAGGTCTCTGCAAGCCTTGGTGGGCACAGCCAAGAGACGGGACGGGGCCACGCTGGCGCCAGCAAACTCCACGTCCGTATGTCCTTCCCATCCCCATGCCAGGGCGATGCTGTGCAACCTGGAGAAAGGTTGCCCCGGCTCAGCTGGGAGCCCTCCACCACCACTGCCTTCAGGATAATTCACATAGCGGTGCCCAAAATGCCTGGCAggcctttggggttttttaagctgTTACAACCACGGCCCAACCCACCCCGAGACAAATAAAGACCTCGGACCAGAAACCAACGGCTGTGGTGTGAGGAGTGAATGAGTCGTCACCAGATCGCTCCTGCCCAGCTTCCCAGTGTCACCCACCAGTGACATTTCCTGCAGCACGCAGGTGGcagccccatccctcctcctgaGAGCGAGGGGGCAGCCCAAAGCGTTGCCAAGAAGAGGCCGTGAGGTCTGACCCACGCGCCTTCTCCAGGACCGTGTGTGCGGTGGCACCCAGGCCACTGCCGCCAGCCACACGGTGACTTCACTGCTGGTCCCGGTGGGGTCGGCAAAGCTGGGGTGTTCAGCAGCACATCCTAGGGACAACAGCTGGgttccaatatttttttttaaaagatttttattggaaaagaaaacaaaccccattTTCCAAAAGAAGTGAGAGCTCCCACCCAGCACCGGTGTTGGCGTGTCgaaggcagaggggctgcagccccggcaTGGACATGCAGTTAGAAGTGATGGAGGAGAGGGGACGCGGTGGTTCCTGGGGGCGGtgtctttgttttccctggctgctgcagggaagtTGTGCCCTGGCCGAAGGGATGCTGGAAGGAGCCCCTCGAGCCGAGAGCAGGCCTCACGTGAGTGAGGGGCATGAGTGATGGGGTTACTCGGGCATTCAAcacccagcccttccctccGGCACTGGTACCCAGCGGTGGAGCGAGGAGGCTCCCGGGCTTGCCAAAGGATGCACTAAAGGCAACTCATTTGTGCCGGAGGATGGAAAAATGTGTGTTCCCATCCCAGCTCTCCAGGCGCATCCCAGTGAACCCTGACACCAGCTGAGAGGAGGCAAGAGGGACACACCGGCAGCGGTGGCGGGGCAGCCCCTCCTGCGGGGCAGGTGGGTTTGCTCTCTACAACACTAGCAATTAAAACAAGGCATCTCAGTGAAAGAGGAGGTcatggaaaggaggaaggagaggaggaggaagactggAGTGTGGGCCGGCTGCAGCTGGGCGTCCAGCCCCGTGGGCACCGTGTCGAGGGGCCAAGGAGGATGCTGGTTTCCCGCTCTAGTCCTTCCCCTTGCCCTTCTTTCCTGCATCCAAGAAGCGCACGAGACAAGAGTTAGTGCATCTGCTGGCAGCTCACCGATCCCCcaggtgctgctgtggcagaCAGGCAGCCAGCACGGCCGgctcagcacagcacaggggCCGCATCCCTGCAGGCAGCCACCCCCCACCATGCAAAGCCATGTTTTGCACCAGCCTCactgaggagaggggagaatCCCCATCCCACTGAAGTTGGCAGTGACTTGGCGGGGGGAACCAGGGTTTTTCCTAGCAGTACCTGCATCCcacccagccagcagctggacTTTGGGGCTGTCACATGTGCTGACACAGAGGGAAGAGCATCCTATGTGATCCCCCACACTACCAGCAAAGCCCAACCCCAACGGGCCCAAGCTACCCTTGGAGAGCCCCTGCCCAGGGTCCCCGCAGGACCCTTCAAGGGACAGGAGTGGTGGGGACTGACCTTTGGACTTTGACTTGATCTTGGAAGAGCAGGGCTTGGTCACATAGACGATGTCCTCGCACTGGGCATTGTACAGGGCTTTCTTCAGGATGCCAGAGCGAGTCTTCACGCCCGTCTGAGCGCTACACCCCCCCCAGCTCTCAAATTTGTACTTGCAGTCGgctggaagaggggagaggTGTCAGAGCCAGCCAGGACCTGGTGTGGGCACCAGCCCTGGCCACCCAGCCCATGGTGGTCCCCAGCCACCCCGCCACCATGCACCCACCTCCAAACTTCTTCTTCCAGTTGCAGGGGATCTTGCACTTGAGCTTCTTACTCTCGTCTTTGCAAGTCCCCTCACGGTAGCCCAGGCCACAGTCCTTGCTGTTGGGGACACAGGGTCCCCAGCGCCAGTCCTCACACTCGGAGCCGTCCTTCTTTGCCTTCTCTGcaagggaagggggagcaggtGCTCACTGTAGGGGCACAGGAGCACACCCCGGGCTGCCACtggccccctgccccaggctgcccctCACCTTTCTTGTTCTTGCCAGCCTCGGCGGTGGCAGCCAGCAGGATCagtgccaggaggaggaggaggaggccccGGACCTGCAtcctgcctggggaggagggagagggtgaGGCAGGCGAGGGGTCACAGGGCATAATGCAGCAGCAAGGAGGGGGCACGGTGGGCTGTGGGCAGCCTGCCTGGGACTGAGACAGCAGCTGCCTCCATTGCACACGTGcacctctgtgtgtgcatgtgtggtGTACACCCCCATACCCTGCTCATTGCCACCCATTAGACTGTGTGTATTAATTGCAACAGGAGGGCTAACTGTGCGTCTCAGCAACCGCCTCCGACCAGGGAGCTGTTGGGCTGGGGTCTTGTTCCCATGCCTGCAGCCCCCGCATTGCCCTGTGTGTGGCTGAAATGTTCTCTTCGGGGACCACCGCACCCTACACAGCAGTCCGCGCCTGTGTGCTGGCAGGGGGGGTCCTGCTCTCCAGTGCCAGTCCCCAGCCCCTACCCCCTGTATTTCTCCATGGCTCCTTTATCCATCACCCAGCAGGCTGCTGCCCCATGCCGAagggccccggggccgggggagtGCAGCTGCCATGGTACCTTTCTCCGGCTCCAGAGGAATCcggggggaaagaaaaaagcccagcaAAAACAAACCTGCTGCCATGAGGGGTCTGAGAGCTAAACCAGTGgattaaacagcaaaataaaaaaaataaaagtcccCACAGCATGGGAGCTCATTGGAGAGATGGAGCGGGAGAGCTGCGCCCACTGCTGGCACTGCGGCCACCAGCACAGCACCCGTGCATGCGTGTGCGTGCACCTGGGAGCAGGTCAGGGACGAGGGTGCATGCACACAAGGGTGCAGCTCCTGGGGTGGCCTTGGGCCAGGCAACAGCTCCCCTCCGGCTGCCACCATGAGCCTCCGTGGGACACTGCTGCCAACACTGGGGTCCCAGCTCCCACTCCCAGCAGGAGTGCAGCCGTGCAGAGCTAGCGTCTCAAGTCTGGTGGCCCCTTCCCCGCTCTCCCAATGCCCTGCTCTTTAGGATGACACCCATATCTGcatggcagcagccagccagcaaaTACATTGCGCCTGCCCTGGCTCCATGATGGGCTTGGCAGGACGGGGATGGAGAGGTCAGGACGCACCACGTGCCCCAGGGGAACGCAGTGCAAGGAAGAGCCCGGGGTCAGCGTTTGCTCCCTGCCCCCAGGCTCCCCGGGCAGTGTGCCAGAGAGAGCAGCTCCCCGCATTATGCAGGCTCCAGCAAACTCACCTTTCATGCGTCCGCCACTACGAAGCTGCTGGCTTCACTCTGCATTGAACTGTCACAGGGAATTACACAGCCTGGCTGGCTGAAGCCACAGCCGAGGGGGTGAGAGCTGCCTGCCCCCTCGCCCAGCCCGGCTGGGAGCCATCCTGCCGAGTACGGCATGGCTCAGTCCCATTCCCACCCAGCTGCCTTCAAAGGAGCAAGAGCTCAGCCCGGAGGGCCCAGTTACAGAGAACAAGGCTGGGGCTAAGCTGAGTTCCTGGCACCCCTGCACCACTTTCTGTCAGGGGAACACCTCCGACAACTGCACTATTCACAGCATCCCCCTGATTTCAGGTGCTCTGTAAACTTCTTCCATCCTTTGCCATGGGGcatttccctctgctcctgaACCACCTCCCAGCCTGGCACCTTTCAGCTCAGGTCCTGAGGATGTGGCCTTTGAGCGCCCAGGAGCgacagccctggctgctgtgcTCACCCCTGCGCTTGGACACCCTCCACTCCCCACGGCATGGGTACCATGGGGTCCTGCCCATGTGTACatagggatggggaaggggagggggggctccGAGGGGCAGCCCAGCTACAGCCCCAGGGACTCCTTGATCTGCTCCCAGGCTCTGCCCGGCACCTCTCGCTCCCCCCAGGCAAAGTTCTGCAGGGACCCTCGGCCATGGCTCATCCTAGAGCCATTCATAAGGGAAAGGGAGTGCAGTTTTTCCAACTGGTTTTCCAAACAGTCTGATCCCTTCTTTGCCAGTCAAACAAGAGCTGTTCCCGCTCAGGCTGCCAGCGCCTTCAGGCATGTTCacacagcccagctcctcccGCATCCCTGCAGGGCCctggctcctctcctgctcagaTCCCGGCTGGCTCTCACACTGCCTTGGTCTCTCCCAGGAACGGGCTGCACGAGCGGAGCAGCCTGGAGCCTGGCCACACCATGGCAGTCCCcgtttccccttcccctccctgctctaGCTGCCCTGGGTTTGAATAATCTAGGATcagtgctataaaaaaaaattgccagatGATGCTGAAGCAGAGCCCAAATACCCACCACGGCAACGGAAGAGCGCCTGAACCCCTCTCTGGACACGGCTCAGGGCCAGGCAGTGCCATCAGCAAGTACTTCTCCTAGCATGGGCCACGCcatcctccccagctcctgtcCCCTCACTGCCACCCCGACGCTCtcctgggagcagggcagctgccgGGCTGTCAGCCCCTTGCAGCCCCTCTTTCAGCAGCGGGACCTCTCGGCTCGGCTCAAATTGCAGCTGGCTCTGGTAGAGGTGGGCACAGGACTGCTGCCCTCCCTCTGCGGGCTGAGCTGCTCCCCAGTCTCCGGGCAGGGAGCCCAGCGCTTGGGGAACCCATGGCTTGGGCTACCTGGCACCCCACCAGCAGGAATTTCCCTCTGCCAGGAGAGGGGAGACTGAGCTTTTCCCTGTGAGCCAAGGTGTTAGCATGACCAGGAGGCTCTGCTGGAGATActggaggggagcagagctgcgggggctgtggggcttTCCAGCAGATGGCCTCACCTTCCCCTCGAAGCGAGGAAAAGCGGCTACAGGGGGAAGGGGGTTGCTCTGCGTTCTGCCTATGCACTGTGGAGCAGAgaggggagcgggcagcgcCCTTCCACGCTTCTACCCTCTGCTCCTCCCCGGGGCAGATGCTCTGCCGTGactccagcacagccccttcccctccggCCGGTCTCCTCCCTCGACCCCCGGAGAGGCTGGCGGTGGCCGAGCCCCGCTCCGGGGCAGCTCCCCGGGCTCCGGCCGGAGCATCTCCCGCCACCTGAGCGCGCCTCCCCGACCCGGTCTGGGGTGCCCCcaaggggggaggggggggctaAGATCCCGGGCCCCTGCCTccacccctgcctgctgcctgctctccagGAGCCCTGCCGCCCTCCAAAACCCCTTCCTTCTGCACCTCCAGCCCACCAGGCACTTTGGCTCCTCGCAGGCGAGCCCGCAGCCGGGGGGCTGccgcccccgggacccctgcCCCAGTCgcccttcctgcagctcctccccagcccgggCCATGTCCCCCACCCCGGCAaagccccctcccccgccgggGAGCCCTCAGCCTGGATTACTGCCGCCTCCCCGGGgaggcgaggaggaggaggtcgCCGCTCGCCGTGCCGGAGGCGCCCATCCCCGTGGCGTCGGGCGGGCAGCGTCGCCGTCTgcgggggcttggggggggtcCGACCCCGAGTACTGGGGGGCCCCACTCACCTGCGGAGCGGTGCGCGGAGCGGTGCGCGGAGCGGTGCGGAGCTGCTGCCTTTGTGTGGCGGCCGCGTGCGGAGCCCCCGCGCAGCGCACAGCGGCCCCTGACGTCGGGCTCGGCTGGCAGCAAAAAGGTGGTTTTTTAGCCCAAAACTTTTCGCaagctcctcctctgcccccccgGGCAGGCACAAAGGCaggccggccggccggcggAGGGACGGCCCCGGGGGCAGGCTGGCCcccccgggcggcggggaggggggagcgccgggccggcggcgggcccTGCTCAGCCGGTGAGTTCGCTGGGCTCCCCGGCACGGGGAGCGGGGCCGAGGGGTCAGGCCCCAGCGGGGCACGTCCCCGTGcgtcccctgccctgggcagcgTGTGTCACCTTCCTCCGGGCTCTGCAGCGTGGTACCGACGAAGCCGTGAGGGTTCAGCTGACCGCACGCCCCAGCATCGCAGAGTGGCTGCAGGGGTGCAAGCTGAAcggccgggcaggggcagggctcCCCTGGGGCCCGCTGCTCTGAGACCCACTGGAAGATGGCCTCTGGGGCACCCTGGGGCTAGATGGAGTGAAGGGAACCACCCCGTGCTCCACCAGCTCCATGGATGCCTCCTTCCCCATCAAGGCCACTGGCATTGATGGACTGACCTTTCATGGTCTCTGCCCTTCTCATCCTTCTCTGCTAGCTCTGCGCCTCGTGGGAGGGTATGGGGAGGGGGTACCTGAAGCAGCACGTCACTTTCGTGCTGACCCAggcctctccccagccccgtccctcGAGACCTGCCTGTCCCCGGCTCAGACAGGCTGCAGCCCTTCTTCTTCGACCAAGCAGCGATATGAGATCAAACTGCTGGTTGGGGATGAAAGGACCTAGCAGATGTGactgctcccttcccccccaTCCACCCCCTCTTCTCAGGAGGTGAGGAGAGGCAGGAACCAAACCAACTCTCTTCTGGAGTTACCAGCCAGAAAGGCGAGTGTCATGCCAAAAGAATGGGGCTGTGGTGGGGAACAGAGCCATTTTTCCACCCCTTACCCTGGAAGAaggctgctgagagcagggcCGCCACAGGTAGGGCTgggacggggggggggtggggggggggctggtTTTTATGAGCTGCTTCACAACCAGGAATGCTTTCCAAGAGATTCACACATTTAACTCACACTCTGCCAGCAGTTTCCTGAACATCTGCAGAGGTTTTGAGGAGGGCTGGCAATTGTGGGAACGTGTCATCTCCCCTGCCCACTGCACACAGCAACAGGCACTGCTCTGGGTGGTGAGGGGTCTGGACATGCCGGGCTGTACCTTTGAGCACAGGGTGCAGAAATGGGTCCTGACAGCTGGACAGGTAGCAAAGCCAAtagtcccccccagccccccatcgCTGGGCCTTTAAAccaaagctgaagaaaactgCGGAGAGAAACTTCACAGTcaaaaagaaggggaagggcCTAggtgtgctgcttttggctggggtTCAGCGGCATCAGGTTTGCAAGTCTGAGTTATGGGTCTGTGATGAGCAAACCAGGGCCTGGTACAGCTGTGAAAGAGCTGGGTATGGGGCAagggctgctgcttttcttcagccatCTCTAGCCAGGAGCCAGAGACCCTactggggtccccagggcagagcaggccAAGGTATGGTGAAGCCCTGCGCAAATTTTCACTCCTTCCTCTGTTTCCAGCCGTTCCCGTTCCCCTCCTTTTGCTTCCTCGGACTGGGGACCAGGAGACAGGTGCTGGCTGCATGGGAGAGCAGAGATACCTTGGTGCACATCACTCTCAGCAGTGGTTGTGCTTGGTCCCTTCGGGCCCCCTCTGAGGGATGCAGGGCGGGGaacagctcctgccccagctcaaACAAGCAGCAGAAGGCTGTGTTTGCAGAAAGGGGCCTCATACcgagggaaggagagaaaagagggagCGTGACCAACCCAGGTGCATTTCCCTGCGATTGCTTAATGAGCTTTTTACCTCTAAAAATGTCACAAGATAATTCATGGCATGTCAACTCTGCCTTTTCCATCTCCAGTTGAAGCCTGGTCCTTGGAGCACTGTTACTGCACGGTGTGGCAGTGCCAGTGCGGGGACACAGCTGTGcacgggggggggacacacattGTCCTTGTTTAGACTTGCAGAGGCGGGTGTGTGGCAGGTAATCATTAACACGGCCAACTGCTGTCACCCCAGCTCTGCTTAGCTGGGGCTGGGTTTGTACGGCCTTCCCCAGCCAGCATTTGTGCCCCCCGTGCATACACCCCCAGGTGTGTTTCCATCCCATGAGAGGCCAGAGAGACCTCTGGACTTCCAACATCCGGCTGCAAGGGAGAAATGGGGGATGCTGAGGTCCTTTGGAGAGAAGGGCAGGGCTCTCCCCCAAAGGAGAGCTGCTTTCCTAACACCCCTCATCACAGCGATTGCATTTGGGAACGCTTCTCTCCCCCACCATAAATTTGACACCAGGGCGGCTGGAAAACTCTCATTGCCATGGTTACTGATGGTCCTCGCAGCCAAGACATGGGCCAAGCGCCAACGCACCGGGGTCTGGGCACTGAAGCGGAGCGGGCCCCCTCCTCCCGGTCACACGTCTGCCTggtccctgggcagcagcccagggaggCCAGGACAATTTGGTGTGCCTTGCACCCGCTACAGACGCCCCCTGTTAGCAATGGGCAGGAGCTGAAAGGCTGAAGGCGATGAAAGGGAGGCGCGGGGGGTGGAAGGGACGACGCAGCCAGGGAAGGAGGCTGCTTCTCTGGGTGGAGAGGGGGCGGCAGGAGCGACAGGCAGGCTGCCAAGCTGCCCTCAGGAATCCGAGTTTAAGGTATGAGTCTAGCTCCCCATCACCCACCAGCACGGCCTCGGCCAGAGCAATTACCTCCCTTTTGCAGAGGAAATTCTGCAGGAGAGATGGCCGTGGCTACAGTCATCCTTACGAGCCCGTGGCTGGAAGCAGAAGCATCGCTAATCCCCCGCTTTTGTAATCAGAGAGCAGTCCTCCCACCGGAGATAATCCCAGCCCTTGAtgctggcagccccagccctcagcACTGCAGGCAGAACCCCAACGCTCCCCTCTGGAGCGGGGAATGAACGGGAAGAGCCCTCGAGCAGGCTCATCCCCCCGCAGAGCAGTGACTGGGGACAGCTCACCACAAAGAAAGGCTGACAGAAACGTTTTGAAATCTGGAGGCTGGATGTCGCTGTAGTACCCACCGATAGCTGcggggctgcaaagggcagggcaggcctgctgccagggctgctgcctcctgccccagggaggaactggagcagggcaggaacAGCAGGCTGCCAGCTCCTGACTCACACTTCCAAGCCCTTCTGGATCACTTGGGATGGCGGTGCGCTTTCTCCCTGTTCCACATTACACTGAACATTGACGTATGCCACAGAGTGGAGGAGAAGGTCCCTCAGGACAAAGTCACTGTATCCAGCAACTGTCCCAGAGGGATGCTGTGCAGGGAAGTGGGCAAAGACCTGGCCCAGCAGGGAACTCCCCAGAGTACCCCCAGTTAGGATGGGGGCAGAAGCCTCAGGGTACAACCTCGAGGGGTGTCACTTGTGCAGCACCGGCCACATTCTCATGGATGCAGCTGGAGAcaggaactaaaacatccaTCTCTTTATTTCAATGGCAAGAAATAACAACATCCAAATGGTCCAAGTTGAAAAGCGATGGGAACGCAGGCTCACGCCAGGCCCTTGGCCTGCTGGAGCTGCCACCCTCACAGAGTTACAAAAATACAGTCCTACAACAGCATCTAGGAAACACAGACCCAGGTATTGCACAGAATCCCTGCCCTCCACGGGCAGGGTGACCAACACCCCCTCCGCCTTCGCCAAAATACAAGCCAGGCTTGGAATTGCACAGCAACTCAGCTCACGCGTGCACGgaggggccaggcagggagggggacagtGTGTCTCTCAACTACCTGTACAAAAACTATAAGGAAAGATACAAAActggggagaaagggggaagCTGGGGCTGTAAACACCTgcgggccaggctggggggcagcagtTTGCACCTTTGAGAAGATGACAGGGCCTTGTCTGTCGGTGGCCAGTGAGCAGTGCTGATGGGAACTCCGGGCACTGCTGGAGCATCCATCCTGAATGTTATTAAATGCCAATACTACCGCTGGCCCCTGGCACTCTGCACTTCCCTGGGCCTCTGCTCCCCATCACGGCATCCCCCATCCTCCAAGGGAACTCTGCCCCCTGGCCAAAAAGCCTGAAGGGTATTCTGGTTCTCTGCGGTATCCTCATATCCTTTTCTTGGTATTGGTATTAGGAGAGATTCGAACGGTGCCACCCAGCACTACAGCACCCAGCAGGCGCAGCTGGGTGTGAGTGCAGGTGAGACCACACAGACCCCacgcagcagcagcatcctctccTGGGACCCAAGCTGCGAGCAGCAACCCGCTTCGCAATCACTGCCCACCCAAAGGTGCCAAGCAGGTCTGCAAGGCCCAGAGCCATCAGCTCTCCTCCGCTGCTGGCACCTCCTGGTCCCAGAGACTGTCAAAGCTGCAAAAGCCTTGCTGAAGGGCTGGCTTGATGCCTCTGCGGATGCTCAGCACCCAGAGCATCGGGCAGGGGAGATGGGTCGTGGTGCCTCGTGCCCCATGGCAGGTGGTAGGTGAAATGCCATCCCATTGCAGGCGTGAGTCTGGGCTGAGAGCTCTGATGCTTCCTATGCATCCCAATCCCTCTTTCTGCTAAAACTGGAGAGGGTGAGCTGGTGGCCTGCCCAGGGAGCTTGTGTCTGGGCTGGGCAAGCTCCCACGTTTTCCCTGCAAAGCCCTGCGCCAGTTTGGGGGATGGCAGGAGTCAGACTCAGAGGATGCATGTTGACAGGTTGAGGGGCATGGGGGTAATCCCTGAGAGCAGCACTGACCCCAGCACTGCCCCTCCAGCCCAGTGCAATGTCTAGCatccggggggggggagctgaAGCAGGGAGGGCAGCCGGATCCAAATCAGCATTTGGGAAATACAACGGGCTCCGCTGCAGCCACTGCCCAGGCCAAGTGCAGCTCTCCACCATGGCTACGTGCTGCAGCAGGCTCACGAAGAGATGCCCAGCAGACACTGGGTGTGCAGGCTGCtccacccagccctgcagagggaAGGACAGTGGGAAGGCTTGGTAGCCTTCCTCCATGCCATTCCTGCCCTGGGCCAGACTGCCGACTGGCTGAGCACTAAAGGCAACCCAGAGGGCAGCGGCTGCCTTGCTTCTGGCTGTGCCAGCCCCAGATGctctgaggaaaggctgggtGTACCAGAGacttccctcctgctgcagaaggCCCCGGTAGGGCAATGCAGAGACCCAGGGCAGCCCCAAGCCtacaggagggaggag encodes:
- the MDK gene encoding midkine isoform X2, yielding MQVRGLLLLLLALILLAATAEAGKNKKEKAKKDGSECEDWRWGPCVPNSKDCGLGYREGTCKDESKKLKCKIPCNWKKKFGADCKYKFESWGGCSAQTGVKTRSGILKKALYNAQCEDIVYVTKPCSSKIKSKSKGKKGKGKD
- the MDK gene encoding midkine isoform X1; its protein translation is MRRAETMKGRMQVRGLLLLLLALILLAATAEAGKNKKEKAKKDGSECEDWRWGPCVPNSKDCGLGYREGTCKDESKKLKCKIPCNWKKKFGADCKYKFESWGGCSAQTGVKTRSGILKKALYNAQCEDIVYVTKPCSSKIKSKSKGKKGKGKD